Proteins from a genomic interval of Lusitaniella coriacea LEGE 07157:
- a CDS encoding B12-binding domain-containing radical SAM protein: protein MTVFNNERLLFTPASPEANAIPLVFAYPNTYSVGITSLGYQIVWETLAMRPDVRIRRLFTDIAEPLPREIEILGFSVSWELDYINILNCLKSLNVPIHSAERTLNHPLIFGGGSVLSANPEPFAPFFDVILLGDGENLLHDFIDAYKEIRGASKDEQLRHLAQIPGIYVPSLYEVTYDSPQGEIQSIEPVDNTIPATIQKQIYRGDRLSASTVVTENAIWENIYMVEVVRSCPEMCRFCLASYSTLPFRTASLEKSLIPAIERGLQVTRRIGLLGASVTQHPEFEALLDYFSQPKYDDVRLSIASVRTNTVTEKLAQVLVRRNTRSITIAVESGSEKVRQIVNKKLTNEEIIQAAINAKSGGLKAMKLYGMVGIPGEEQTDIEQTVQMMQAIKKAAPGLRLTLGCSTFVPKAQTPFQWFGVNPDAKKRLKFLQKHLKSQGIDFRPESYNWSAIQALISRGDRRLAPVLELIGDYGDSLGSYKRAFKQLRGQLPPLDFYVHEDWSTDRVLPWHHLQGALPQSTLLNHRDRAIAHLNPS from the coding sequence ATGACCGTCTTTAATAACGAACGGCTTCTTTTTACGCCAGCCTCTCCAGAAGCCAACGCCATTCCCCTGGTTTTCGCTTACCCAAATACCTACAGCGTGGGCATTACCAGTCTCGGCTATCAGATTGTTTGGGAAACTCTGGCGATGCGTCCCGATGTGCGTATCCGTCGCCTCTTTACTGATATTGCCGAACCTCTCCCTCGCGAGATTGAAATCCTGGGGTTTTCGGTGTCCTGGGAATTGGACTACATCAATATTCTCAATTGCTTAAAATCCCTAAATGTTCCCATTCATAGCGCAGAACGCACTCTCAACCATCCTTTGATTTTCGGCGGAGGTTCTGTTTTAAGCGCCAATCCCGAACCGTTCGCGCCATTTTTCGATGTTATCCTCCTCGGCGATGGAGAAAACCTGTTACACGATTTTATTGATGCTTACAAGGAGATTAGAGGCGCATCCAAGGACGAGCAATTGCGTCACCTCGCGCAAATCCCCGGAATTTACGTTCCTAGCCTCTATGAAGTCACCTACGACAGTCCTCAAGGCGAAATTCAATCGATTGAACCCGTTGACAACACCATTCCCGCAACCATCCAAAAACAAATCTATCGCGGCGATCGCCTTTCAGCTTCAACCGTCGTGACCGAAAATGCCATATGGGAAAATATCTATATGGTGGAAGTGGTGCGCAGTTGCCCGGAAATGTGTCGCTTTTGTTTGGCGAGTTATTCAACCCTCCCTTTCCGAACGGCAAGTTTGGAAAAGTCTTTAATTCCCGCTATCGAACGGGGATTGCAGGTGACGCGGCGCATCGGCTTACTCGGCGCATCGGTTACGCAACACCCTGAATTTGAAGCGCTTCTCGACTATTTTTCCCAACCAAAGTACGATGATGTTCGCTTGAGTATTGCATCGGTGCGTACGAATACCGTTACGGAAAAACTCGCCCAAGTTTTGGTTCGGCGAAACACGCGATCGATTACCATTGCTGTGGAAAGTGGTTCTGAGAAAGTTAGACAAATCGTCAATAAAAAACTGACCAATGAGGAAATTATTCAAGCGGCTATTAATGCGAAATCTGGCGGTTTGAAGGCGATGAAACTCTACGGAATGGTGGGCATTCCGGGAGAAGAACAAACGGATATCGAACAAACTGTACAAATGATGCAGGCGATAAAAAAAGCCGCGCCGGGATTGCGTTTAACCTTGGGTTGCAGCACGTTTGTACCAAAAGCTCAAACTCCTTTTCAATGGTTTGGGGTGAATCCCGATGCCAAAAAGCGCCTGAAATTTTTGCAAAAACATCTCAAATCCCAAGGCATTGATTTTCGTCCGGAGAGCTATAATTGGTCTGCGATTCAAGCACTGATCTCCAGGGGAGATCGCCGACTTGCACCCGTGTTGGAACTTATTGGAGACTATGGCGATTCTTTGGGAAGTTATAAACGCGCTTTCAAACAACTTCGAGGACAACTTCCTCCCCTCGATTTCTATGTCCATGAAGATTGGAGTACCGATCGCGTGCTTCCTTGGCATCACCTTCAAGGCGCGCTTCCCCAATCAACTTTATTAAACCACCGCGATCGCGCGATCGCGCATCTCAACCCTTCTTAG
- a CDS encoding CPXCG motif-containing cysteine-rich protein, giving the protein MPMNSEFTCAFCGEPNPTFVDFSAGSEQSYIEDCQVCCRPNILYVRIDEDTLEVEIDTDYDG; this is encoded by the coding sequence ATTCCAATGAATAGCGAATTTACCTGTGCATTTTGTGGCGAACCCAATCCTACCTTCGTCGATTTTAGTGCAGGATCGGAGCAATCCTATATCGAAGATTGTCAAGTCTGCTGTCGTCCCAATATTCTTTACGTGCGCATCGATGAAGATACCCTTGAAGTTGAAATTGACACCGATTACGACGGATAG
- a CDS encoding FtsW/RodA/SpoVE family cell cycle protein translates to MDDSQLKPLPRQRSLVWEILQYFVPFFDPEVRNWTIEARLLRWLTFLWLFIGLVVLFSASYPVADAEFGDGSYYFKRQLIWILLGLLGFNFIIRIPIQEILRVAKWILLFLLGLILLTLVPGLGTTVNGATRWVTIGWFPLQPSELIKPFLVLQSANIFGRWRQLSRQHRGLWLGIFAVVLGGILLQPNLSTAALCGMTLWLIALAGGLPLIQMGGTAIAGCLLALTSISMQDYQRRRVTSFLNPWADPMGDGYQLVQSLLAVGSGGPWGTGFGLSQQKLFYLPIQYTDFIFSVFAEEFGFAGSVLLLLLLLAYSSVGVIVAMKCSDPVNKLVAMGVTILLVGQSLINIGVATGALPTTGLPLPLFSYGGSSVIASLVLAGLLVRVARESHGANLISLQDRRQEVMQKSRRKLSRSPYRG, encoded by the coding sequence ATGGATGACAGCCAACTCAAGCCGTTACCGAGACAACGCTCTTTGGTTTGGGAGATTTTACAATATTTCGTTCCTTTCTTCGATCCGGAAGTCAGGAATTGGACAATAGAAGCTCGATTGCTGCGTTGGCTGACCTTTTTGTGGCTTTTTATTGGTTTAGTGGTTTTGTTTTCAGCTTCTTATCCGGTGGCAGATGCCGAATTTGGAGATGGATCGTACTATTTTAAACGCCAGCTTATCTGGATTTTGCTGGGTTTGCTCGGATTTAATTTCATTATCCGCATTCCGATCCAGGAAATTCTTCGGGTTGCGAAGTGGATACTCTTGTTTTTATTGGGGTTAATTCTTTTAACCTTGGTTCCTGGGTTGGGAACAACGGTTAATGGCGCAACGCGCTGGGTCACGATTGGTTGGTTTCCTCTGCAACCCTCGGAACTGATTAAGCCTTTTTTAGTTTTGCAAAGCGCGAATATTTTTGGGCGGTGGAGACAGTTAAGCCGACAACATCGGGGGTTGTGGTTGGGCATCTTTGCCGTAGTTTTAGGTGGAATTCTGTTGCAACCCAATTTGAGTACGGCTGCATTGTGCGGTATGACGCTGTGGCTTATTGCTTTAGCTGGGGGTTTACCGTTAATACAGATGGGAGGAACGGCGATCGCGGGCTGTCTTTTAGCACTAACCAGTATTAGTATGCAGGATTATCAAAGACGGCGCGTAACATCGTTTCTCAATCCCTGGGCAGATCCAATGGGCGATGGCTATCAATTGGTTCAGAGTTTATTGGCGGTAGGGTCTGGCGGTCCTTGGGGGACGGGGTTTGGGCTATCCCAGCAGAAGCTTTTCTATTTACCGATTCAATACACGGATTTCATTTTTTCTGTTTTTGCAGAGGAGTTTGGCTTTGCGGGTAGTGTGTTGTTGTTGCTGTTATTGCTGGCGTATTCGTCGGTGGGGGTTATTGTGGCAATGAAGTGTAGCGATCCGGTCAATAAGCTGGTGGCAATGGGGGTTACTATTTTGCTGGTGGGTCAATCTTTAATCAATATTGGAGTTGCAACCGGCGCTTTGCCGACAACGGGTTTACCTTTGCCACTATTTAGCTATGGCGGAAGTTCGGTGATTGCGAGTTTAGTGTTGGCTGGGTTGTTGGTGAGAGTTGCTAGAGAGAGTCATGGGGCAAATCTTATATCTTTGCAGGATCGCCGCCAAGAGGTTATGCAAAAATCGCGTCGGAAATTGTCGCGATCGCCTTATAGAGGCTAA
- a CDS encoding phycobilisome linker polypeptide — MRMFKVTACVPSQTRIRTQRELQNTYFTKLVPYDNWFREQQRIMKMGGKILKVELATGRQGMNTGLL; from the coding sequence ATGCGAATGTTTAAAGTGACTGCTTGTGTTCCCAGCCAAACTCGTATCCGGACGCAAAGAGAATTACAAAATACCTATTTCACTAAGTTAGTTCCTTATGATAACTGGTTTCGCGAGCAACAGCGAATTATGAAAATGGGTGGAAAAATCCTTAAAGTTGAGCTGGCAACGGGAAGACAAGGCATGAATACTGGTCTTCTATAA
- the apcB gene encoding allophycocyanin subunit beta, with amino-acid sequence MQDAITSVINSADVQGKYLDGTAMSKLKSYFQTGELRVRAATAISASASSIVKGAVAKALLYTDTTRPGGNMYTTRRYAACIRDMDYFLRYATYAMLAGDPSILDERVLNGLKETYNSLGVPVGTTVQAIQAMKEVTAGVVGADAGKEMGVYLDYISSGLS; translated from the coding sequence ATGCAAGACGCAATTACCTCTGTTATTAATTCTGCTGATGTCCAGGGTAAGTACCTAGATGGCACGGCAATGTCCAAGCTGAAAAGCTACTTCCAAACAGGCGAACTTCGGGTTCGTGCTGCAACAGCAATTAGCGCTAGCGCTTCTTCTATTGTTAAGGGAGCTGTAGCTAAAGCACTGCTGTACACCGATACAACTCGTCCCGGCGGCAATATGTACACCACTCGTCGCTATGCTGCTTGCATTCGCGATATGGATTACTTCTTGCGCTATGCAACCTATGCAATGTTAGCTGGCGATCCTTCCATCCTTGACGAGCGCGTACTCAATGGTCTGAAAGAAACCTACAACTCTTTAGGCGTTCCCGTTGGCACCACAGTGCAAGCGATTCAGGCGATGAAAGAAGTAACCGCTGGCGTTGTTGGCGCTGACGCAGGTAAAGAGATGGGTGTTTACCTCGATTACATCAGCTCTGGCTTAAGCTAA
- a CDS encoding globin family protein, producing the protein MSIVTKSIVNADAEARYLSPGELDRIKAFVNSGESRLRIAEALTGSRERIVKEAGDRLFQKRPDIVSPGGNAYGEEMTASCLRDMDYYLRLVTYGIVAGDVTPIEEIGLIGAKEMYKSLGTSLDALAEGVREMKNVATSMMSGSDASEAASYFDYLIGGLL; encoded by the coding sequence ATGAGTATTGTCACGAAATCAATCGTGAATGCCGATGCCGAGGCTCGCTATCTTAGCCCTGGCGAACTTGATAGAATCAAAGCTTTTGTTAACAGTGGTGAAAGTCGCTTGCGGATTGCTGAAGCCTTAACGGGTTCTCGCGAACGCATCGTGAAAGAAGCAGGCGATAGACTTTTCCAGAAGCGCCCTGATATCGTTTCTCCTGGTGGCAATGCCTACGGCGAAGAAATGACAGCCAGTTGCTTGCGCGATATGGACTACTACCTGCGCCTCGTAACCTACGGAATTGTTGCAGGTGATGTAACGCCAATTGAAGAAATCGGTTTAATTGGTGCGAAAGAAATGTACAAGTCTCTAGGAACTTCCTTAGACGCTCTTGCTGAAGGCGTTCGCGAGATGAAGAATGTGGCTACCTCAATGATGTCCGGGTCAGATGCTAGCGAAGCAGCCTCCTACTTTGACTATTTGATTGGGGGACTCCTCTAA
- a CDS encoding phycobilisome rod-core linker polypeptide translates to MSVKASGGSSLARPQLYQTVALSTISQAEQQDRFPDTGELGQLTAYFQSGNKRLAIAQTLADNSDLIVSRAANRIFTGGSPMAFLEKPPADEESEMAMAGVGFKKEMELGTVTYIESKAPGFLSNLGSIFSGSGGGGGGSVKIPAGFRPINVSRYGPSNMQKSLRDLSWMLRYVSYAIVAGDPNILVVNVRGLREVIENACSSAATLVALQEMRNSATGYFKQDAESREIVAEYFEIALNEFQASTPSDKLRQRPSADQQGLQLPQSYFNAAEYRQKFVMKPGLSASEKQAVVKAAYRQIFERDITRAYSQSISYLESQVKNGDISMKEFARRLGKSPLYRKQFFEPFINSRALELAFRHFLGRGPSSREEVQQYFSIVSKGGLSALIDALVDSQEYSDYFGEETVPYLRGLGQEAQECRNWGMQQDLFRYSAPFRKVPQFITTYAKYDQPLPNQHVYGSGNDPLEIQFGAIFPRETRSPSSSPSPFNKDTKRILIHQGAATNNQVCNPKARGIAPGSLGPKVFKAENLSKATIDACYRQVFGRAVYEGQRDTVAETKLSNGDITIREFIKTLAKSEPFRKTYWMPFYVVKAIEYIHRRLLGRPTYGRKEINKYFDICAKQGVYALVDAIVDSPEYSETFGDDTVPYERYLTPAGVQGRSFRPGTVKEGSFNIRIDREETPRYQELGNVGDGRGEVDIQSRINQGVSSKRSQTKIFKLLSLSDKVAVNNAIAAAYRQVFERNLAPYTIQTQFTALESKLSNGEINVKEFIEGLGCSDLYIKQFYTPYPNTKAIELGTKHFLGRAPLNQKEIQTYNQILASQGIRAFIGAMVNSMEYLQVFGEDVVPYRRFPTLPAANFPNTERLYNKLTKQDKELVVPSFKPV, encoded by the coding sequence ATGAGTGTTAAGGCAAGTGGTGGAAGTTCCCTAGCGCGTCCTCAACTATATCAAACGGTCGCCCTCTCGACGATTTCTCAGGCGGAGCAACAAGATCGTTTCCCCGATACTGGCGAACTCGGTCAATTAACCGCTTATTTTCAATCGGGTAACAAACGATTAGCAATTGCTCAGACCCTAGCAGATAATTCTGATTTAATTGTCTCTAGGGCAGCAAACCGGATTTTCACTGGGGGATCGCCAATGGCGTTCCTAGAAAAACCCCCTGCTGATGAAGAATCTGAAATGGCAATGGCAGGTGTCGGATTCAAAAAAGAAATGGAACTCGGCACAGTAACCTATATCGAGAGCAAAGCTCCCGGTTTCTTGAGCAATTTAGGCTCGATATTTAGCGGTTCTGGCGGTGGCGGTGGAGGATCGGTGAAAATCCCTGCTGGGTTCCGACCGATTAACGTATCTCGCTACGGTCCGAGTAATATGCAAAAGTCGCTCCGCGACTTATCTTGGATGTTGCGTTACGTGTCCTACGCGATTGTCGCAGGCGACCCCAACATTCTCGTTGTGAACGTTCGCGGATTGCGAGAAGTCATCGAAAATGCTTGTTCGAGCGCGGCAACCCTTGTTGCATTACAAGAAATGCGCAATTCGGCTACCGGATACTTCAAACAAGATGCAGAAAGCCGAGAAATCGTTGCAGAATACTTCGAGATTGCGCTCAACGAATTCCAAGCATCAACCCCCTCGGATAAACTGCGCCAGCGTCCTTCAGCCGATCAACAAGGGCTGCAACTACCCCAAAGTTACTTCAACGCAGCCGAATACCGACAAAAATTTGTCATGAAGCCCGGTTTGTCTGCTTCAGAAAAACAAGCAGTTGTTAAAGCCGCCTATCGGCAAATTTTCGAGCGAGATATTACTCGCGCTTACAGCCAGTCGATTTCCTATCTGGAATCCCAGGTTAAAAACGGCGACATTTCCATGAAGGAATTTGCCCGTCGTCTCGGCAAATCGCCCCTGTATCGCAAACAATTTTTTGAACCCTTTATAAATAGTCGCGCTCTCGAACTCGCATTTCGCCATTTCCTCGGTCGCGGTCCTAGCTCGCGAGAAGAAGTTCAACAATACTTCTCCATCGTCTCCAAGGGCGGACTCTCTGCGCTCATTGACGCACTGGTCGATTCCCAAGAATATTCTGACTACTTTGGTGAAGAAACCGTTCCTTACCTTCGCGGTTTGGGTCAAGAAGCTCAAGAATGCCGCAATTGGGGAATGCAGCAAGACTTGTTCCGCTATAGCGCGCCGTTCCGCAAGGTTCCCCAATTCATCACGACCTACGCCAAATACGACCAGCCTTTACCGAATCAACACGTTTATGGTTCTGGTAACGATCCCCTAGAAATTCAATTTGGGGCAATTTTCCCGCGCGAAACTCGCAGTCCGAGTAGCAGTCCTTCTCCTTTTAATAAAGATACGAAGCGCATCCTCATTCACCAAGGCGCAGCAACCAACAACCAAGTTTGCAACCCCAAAGCACGAGGTATTGCACCGGGTTCTCTAGGTCCCAAGGTGTTTAAGGCAGAAAACCTATCTAAAGCGACAATAGATGCCTGTTATCGCCAAGTTTTCGGTCGCGCTGTGTATGAAGGTCAACGAGACACGGTTGCAGAAACCAAACTCTCTAATGGCGATATTACAATCCGGGAGTTCATCAAGACTTTGGCAAAATCGGAGCCATTCCGGAAAACTTACTGGATGCCCTTCTACGTTGTCAAAGCCATTGAGTACATTCATCGTCGCTTGCTCGGTCGTCCGACCTACGGTCGCAAGGAGATCAATAAGTACTTTGATATTTGCGCCAAGCAAGGGGTCTATGCGTTAGTAGATGCCATTGTAGATAGCCCAGAATATTCCGAAACCTTTGGCGACGATACAGTTCCTTACGAACGGTATCTCACGCCGGCAGGCGTTCAAGGACGCTCGTTCCGACCGGGAACGGTGAAGGAAGGGAGCTTTAATATTCGGATCGATCGCGAAGAAACGCCGCGCTATCAGGAATTAGGAAATGTTGGCGACGGACGAGGAGAAGTTGACATTCAATCCCGGATCAATCAAGGTGTTTCTTCCAAGCGCAGTCAAACGAAAATATTTAAGTTGCTCTCCTTGAGCGATAAAGTTGCTGTGAATAACGCGATCGCGGCAGCCTATCGACAAGTATTCGAGCGCAACCTCGCGCCTTACACGATCCAAACGCAGTTTACCGCCCTAGAAAGTAAACTGAGTAACGGCGAAATCAACGTCAAAGAATTCATCGAAGGATTAGGATGTTCGGATCTTTACATCAAACAGTTCTACACTCCCTATCCCAACACAAAAGCGATTGAGCTGGGAACCAAACACTTCCTCGGTCGCGCGCCGCTTAACCAAAAGGAAATTCAGACCTACAACCAAATTCTCGCTTCCCAAGGTATCCGTGCCTTTATTGGAGCGATGGTTAATAGTATGGAGTACCTCCAAGTCTTTGGAGAGGATGTCGTCCCCTATCGGCGCTTCCCGACACTTCCTGCTGCGAATTTCCCCAACACAGAAAGGTTGTACAACAAACTGACAAAACAGGACAAAGAACTCGTGGTTCCTAGTTTCAAACCTGTTTAG
- a CDS encoding ABC-F family ATP-binding cassette domain-containing protein, whose amino-acid sequence MLRLEHISKIYPTGEVLKDVTWEVKPGDLVGLVGVNGAGKTTQLKIIMGQEEPTTGEVIRPGSLRIAYLTQEFEVEPTRIVREEFWTVFEEANRIHQELVEIPQTMETADPEELDRAIKKLDRLQRQFEAIDGYALETQIEKILPEMGFKPEDGDRLVSSFSGGWQMRMSLGKILLQKPDVLLLDEPTNHLDLETIEWLENYLKRLKTPMVIVSHDREFLDRLCTHIIETERGISRTYIGNYSTYLEQKEEAKKSQLSAYENQKKEIEKQQVFIERFRASATRSTQAKSREKQLEKIERIEAPVTDLKSLRFHFSPSPRSGREVILIEDLTYTFNEDILFLGANLLIERGDRVAFLGPNGSGKSTLLRLMMGMANSDDGTVSLGKHNIIPGYFEQNQAEALDLNKTVMDTIHDEVPSWKDEEVRTLLGRFLFSGDTVFKNVQALSGGEKARLALAKMLLRPANLLLLDEPTNHLDIPAKEMLEEALQEYDGTVVLVSHDRYFISKVANKIVEIKDGELVVYAGDYHYYLDKLEEAKQIEQRQIEAEKNKAKKAAKSAKKKEKQKKAAKKP is encoded by the coding sequence ATGCTCAGACTCGAACATATTAGCAAAATTTATCCTACGGGCGAAGTCCTCAAAGATGTGACGTGGGAAGTTAAACCGGGCGATCTCGTCGGTTTGGTTGGGGTGAATGGAGCTGGAAAAACCACCCAGCTTAAAATTATCATGGGGCAGGAAGAACCCACCACAGGAGAAGTCATTCGTCCAGGTAGTTTACGCATTGCCTATCTCACCCAAGAATTTGAAGTCGAACCCACTCGTATTGTGCGGGAAGAATTTTGGACGGTTTTTGAGGAAGCGAATCGCATCCATCAGGAGTTAGTTGAGATTCCCCAAACGATGGAAACTGCCGATCCAGAAGAACTCGATCGCGCGATTAAAAAACTCGACCGCCTCCAGCGTCAATTTGAAGCGATTGATGGTTACGCTTTAGAAACGCAAATCGAGAAAATTCTACCGGAAATGGGGTTTAAACCCGAAGATGGCGATCGTTTAGTCAGTTCCTTTAGTGGGGGTTGGCAGATGCGCATGAGTTTGGGGAAAATTCTCCTACAGAAGCCAGACGTACTGCTATTAGACGAACCCACGAACCACCTTGACTTAGAAACGATTGAGTGGTTGGAAAACTACCTCAAAAGGTTAAAAACACCGATGGTTATTGTCTCTCACGATCGCGAATTTCTCGATCGTCTTTGCACGCACATTATTGAGACAGAGCGGGGCATTTCAAGAACCTACATTGGCAACTATTCAACCTATTTAGAGCAAAAAGAAGAGGCGAAAAAATCTCAACTATCGGCATACGAAAACCAGAAAAAAGAGATTGAAAAACAACAAGTTTTCATCGAGCGATTCCGTGCCAGTGCAACGCGCAGCACCCAAGCAAAAAGTCGGGAAAAGCAACTTGAAAAAATCGAACGAATTGAGGCACCTGTCACAGACCTCAAAAGTTTGCGCTTTCATTTTTCCCCTTCTCCTCGTAGCGGTCGGGAAGTCATTCTAATCGAAGATTTAACTTACACATTTAATGAGGATATTTTGTTTTTAGGTGCAAATCTCCTTATTGAACGAGGCGATCGCGTGGCATTTCTCGGTCCTAATGGTTCTGGCAAATCAACACTTTTGCGGTTGATGATGGGGATGGCAAATTCTGATGATGGCACTGTTAGCTTAGGAAAACACAACATTATTCCGGGCTATTTCGAGCAAAATCAAGCAGAAGCTCTAGATCTAAATAAAACCGTGATGGACACGATCCATGATGAGGTTCCTAGCTGGAAAGATGAAGAAGTTCGCACGCTTCTCGGTCGATTCTTGTTTAGTGGCGATACAGTTTTCAAGAATGTGCAGGCATTGAGTGGAGGAGAAAAAGCTCGCCTTGCGTTGGCTAAAATGCTATTGCGACCTGCAAATTTACTGTTACTCGACGAACCCACGAATCACCTCGATATTCCTGCTAAAGAAATGCTTGAAGAAGCACTACAAGAGTACGATGGAACAGTTGTATTGGTTTCTCACGATCGCTATTTTATCTCTAAAGTTGCCAACAAAATTGTTGAAATCAAAGATGGGGAATTAGTGGTTTATGCAGGAGATTATCATTATTACTTAGATAAGTTAGAGGAAGCCAAACAGATAGAACAAAGACAAATCGAAGCAGAAAAAAACAAAGCTAAAAAAGCAGCAAAATCTGCTAAGAAAAAAGAGAAACAAAAGAAAGCCGCCAAAAAACCTTAA
- a CDS encoding GlsB/YeaQ/YmgE family stress response membrane protein, translating to MSIISWMILGFLAGAIAKLIYPGYQGGGFFATTGLGVLGAIVGGYLGPFLLYGRTAGAVLTSTISIHSVGFAVFGAIILIFLWEFIAKQKS from the coding sequence ATGAGTATTATCTCCTGGATGATTTTAGGTTTTCTTGCAGGCGCGATCGCGAAATTAATTTATCCCGGATATCAAGGCGGTGGATTTTTCGCAACCACTGGTTTAGGCGTGCTGGGTGCAATCGTTGGAGGATATTTAGGGCCTTTCTTGTTATACGGCAGAACGGCAGGAGCAGTTTTGACCAGCACAATCTCTATACATAGCGTAGGGTTCGCGGTTTTTGGCGCGATTATACTCATCTTTTTGTGGGAGTTTATTGCCAAACAGAAGAGTTAA